From a region of the Globicephala melas chromosome 19, mGloMel1.2, whole genome shotgun sequence genome:
- the GARRE1 gene encoding granule associated Rac and RHOG effector protein 1 isoform X2, whose product MGHTPELEDAVRSWRGAAEATSRLRERGCDGRLAGIEVQQLFCSQSAAIPEHQLKELNIKIDSALQAYKIALESLGHCEYAMKAGFHLNPKAIEASLQGCCSEAEAQQTGRRQTPPQPMQCELPTVPVQIGSNFLKGVSFNESAADNLKLKTHTMLQLIKEAGCYNGITPRDDFPVTEVLNQVCPSTWRGACKTAVQLLFGQAGLVVVDTAQIENKEAYAPQISLEGSRIVVQVPSTWCLKEDPATMSLLQRSLDPEKTLGLVDVLYTAVLDLTRWRAGREQALPCIQIQLQREICDFGNQADLPSGNGNKSSGGLQKTFSKLTSRFTKKASCTSSSSSTNYSIPNTPSKNIFIAGCSEEKAKMPSNTDSRLQSILNIGNFPRTADPSQSAQNSSNQMANGFLMERHDSFVQGDDGKDEKGMNLPTDQEMQEVIDFLSGFNMGQSHQGSPLVTRRNSAAIAMVTEQKAGAMQPQQPSLPVPPPPRPPQTRAHTPLTPQPGLAPQQQSPKQQQPQVQYYQHLLQPVGPQQPLPQHRAPGKWVHGSSQQPTQPIGAGLSPLGQWPGISDLSSDLYSLGLVSSYMDNMMSEVLGQKPQGPRNNTWPNRDQSDGVFGMLGEILPFDPAVGSDPEFARYVAGVSQAMQQKRQVQHGRRPGNPRGHWPPMDDAHRTWPFPEFFAEGDGLHSGWSGAQGDSASSSDETSSANGDSLFSMFSGPDLVAAVKQRRKHSSGEQETSTLPSPPLLTTVEDVNQDNKTKTWPPKAPWQHPSPLPSTLPGPSAPLYAVASPGSQWNDTMQMLQSPVWAATSDCSAASFTYVQTPPQPAPPPAHKAAPKGFKAFPGKAERRPAYLPQY is encoded by the exons GCAACATCTAGACTAAGAGAAAGAGGCTGTGATGGCCGCCTGGCAGGAATTGAAGTTCAGCAGCTCTTCTGTTCTCAAAGTGCAGCAATTCCTGAGCACCAGCTAAAAGAACTGAACATAAAGATTGACAGTGCTCTGCAA GCATATAAAATAGCTCTGGAAAGCTTAGGTCACTGTGAATACGCAATGAAAGCCGGTTTCCACCTGAATCCAAAGGCAATTGAAGCGAGTTTGCAG GGCTGCTGCAGCGAGGCAGAAGCACAGCAGACAGGGCGGAGGCAGACCCCGCCGCAGCCCATGCAGTGTGAGCTTCCCACCGTCCCCGTGCAGATAGGATCGAACTTCCTGAAGGGTGTCTCCTTCAACGAGTCGGCCGCCGACAATCTGAAACTTAAGACG CATACGATGTTACAGCTGATCAAGGAGGCTGGCTGCTATAATGGAATCACACCCAGGGACGATTTTCCTGTGACTGAAGTCCTGAACCAGGTGTGCCCATCCACGTGGCGGGGTGCCTGCAAGACCGCCGTGCAGCTGCTGTTTGGCCAAGCTGGACTG GTGGTGGTTGATACGGCGCAGATTGAAAATAAAGAAGCCTATGCCCCACAAATCAGTTTAGAAGGCTCCAGAATTGTGGTTCAAGTCCCATCCACATG GTGCCTGAAAGAAGACCCCGCTACCATGTCCCTGCTGCAGAGAAGCCTGGATCCCGAGAAGACCCTGGGTCTGGTGGATGTGCTCTACACGGCTGTGCTGGACCTCACCCGCTGGAGGGCAGGAAG GGAACAAGCTTTACCCTGCATACAAATCCAGCTTCAAAGGGAGATCTGTGATTTTGGAAATCAGGCTGACTTGCCTTCTGGGAATGGAAACAAATCTTCAGGTGGCCTACAGAAGACCTTCTCCAAACTGACATCCCGGTTCACCAAGAAAGCTTCATGTACCAGCTCTAGCAGCAGCACAAATTATTCCATTCCAAATACCCCTTCCAAAAATATCTTCATAGCTGGGTGTTCAGAAGAGAAGGCCAAAATGCCCAGTAATACTGATTCAAGATTACAAAGCATTTTGAACATTGGTAATTTCCCTAGGACTGCAGACCCTTCACAGTCAGCTCAGAATTCCAGTAATCAGATGGCCAATGGTTTTCTCATGGAGAGGCATGACAGCTTCGTGCAAGGGGATGATGGCAAGGACGAGAAGGGTATGAACTTACCAACCGATCAGGAAATGCAGGAGGTGATAGATTTTCTTTCGGGCTTTAACATGGGCCAGTCACATCAGGGCTCCCCACTGGTGACAAGGCGTAATTCTGCTGCCATAGCCATGGTGACTGAGCAGAAGGCAGGAGCTATGCAGCCACAGCAGCCGTCACTGCCAGTGCCCCCTCCGCCGCGGCCTCCCCAGACTAGGGCACACACACCTCTGACACCCCAGCCGGGCCTGGCACCTCAGCAGCAGTCCCCAAAGCAACAACAACCCCAGGTCCAGTACTACCAACACCTGCTCCAACCCGTTGGACCgcagcagcccctgccccagcaTCGGGCTCCTGGGAAATGGGTACACGGCTCATCCCAGCAGCCAACACAACCCATTGGAGCCGGTCTGTCTCCCCTTGGCCAGTGGCCTGGCATATCTGATCTCAGTTCTGACTTGTACAGCTTGGGTCTGGTGAGCAGTTATATGGATAATATGATGTCGGAGGTTTTGGGACAGAAGCCACAGGGACCTAGAAATAACACCTGGCCAAACCGTGACCAAAGCGATGGAGTCTTTGGGATGTTGGGAGAGATTCTGCCTTTTGATCCTGCAG TGGGTTCAGACCCCGAGTTTGCACGCTATGTGGCAGGAGTGAGCCAAGCAATGCAGCAGAAGCGGCAAGTCCAACACGGTCGCCGCCCTGGCAACCCCCGGGGCCATTGGCCACCCATGGATGATGCCCATCGGACCTGGCCTTTCCCAGAGTTCTTTGCAGAAGG GGATGGCCTGCACAGCGGCTGGTCGGGTGCTCAGGGAGATTCGGCCAGCTCGAGTGACGAGACGTCCTCCGCCAATGGGGACAGCTTGTTCTCCATGTTTTCAGGGCCTGACCTCGTTGCTGCTGTCAAGCAGAGAAG GAAGCACAGCAGTGGAGAGCAGGAGACCAGCACGCTGCCCTCACCGCCTCTTCTTACCACAGTGGAGGACGTGAACCAG gataacaaaaccaaaacgtGGCCACCCAAAGCCCCCTGGCAACACCCTTCCCCGCTGCCCAGCACCCTGCCTGGCCCAAGTGCACCACTCTATGCAGTTGCCAGCCCTGGCAGCCAGTGGAATGACACCATGCAGATGCTGCAGTCCCCAGTGTGGGCCGCCACCAGCGACTGCAGCGCCGCCTCCTTCACCTACGTGCAGACCCCGCCGCAGCCCGCACCCCCACCGGCACACAAGGCAGCGCCCAAGGGCTTCAAGGCCTTCCCTGGGAAGGCTGAGCGCAGGCCAGCCTACTTGCCCCAGTACTGA